Proteins from a genomic interval of Carboxydocella sporoproducens DSM 16521:
- the murA gene encoding UDP-N-acetylglucosamine 1-carboxyvinyltransferase: protein MTVLKIRGGVRLEGKVRVSGAKNAALTAISAAMLATSPVYLENMPQISDVLVMLDIIRLLGAEVSWDEPTVVRIVPPEHPGYDTPYELVKKLRASNLLLGSLLPRTGRAHIALPGGCNIGSRPMDLHIKGLGALGAEVELSQGYIKARVSNGLQGAKIYLDFPSVGATENLMMAAATAKGQTIIENAAKEPEIVDLANFLNAMGAKIRGAGTDVIKIEGVKALQGTRYAIIPDRIEAGTYMVAAAATDGDVTIENVIPTHVEPVTAKLKEMGVRVIEEDDVIRVISTGTRRPVDIKTMPYPGFPTDMQSQMMALLAVTPGVSMVTENVFENRMQLADELKRMGARIKIQGRTAVVEGIERLEGAQVRATDLRAGAALIIAGLVAEGITEIDNVHYIDRGYENLEEKFNGLGAGIWREIAK from the coding sequence GTGACAGTATTGAAAATACGCGGTGGTGTGAGACTGGAAGGAAAAGTACGGGTTAGTGGTGCCAAAAATGCTGCTCTGACTGCTATCAGTGCAGCCATGCTGGCTACCAGCCCTGTTTATCTGGAAAATATGCCGCAAATCAGCGATGTGCTGGTGATGCTGGATATTATTCGTCTGCTGGGAGCGGAAGTAAGCTGGGATGAGCCGACGGTAGTGCGGATTGTTCCCCCGGAGCACCCCGGTTATGATACCCCTTATGAACTGGTGAAAAAACTGCGGGCCTCCAATCTCTTACTGGGTTCGCTGCTACCACGGACCGGCCGGGCCCACATCGCCCTGCCGGGAGGCTGCAATATCGGGAGCCGGCCCATGGACTTGCATATCAAAGGGCTGGGGGCGCTGGGAGCCGAGGTGGAACTGAGCCAGGGGTATATTAAGGCCCGGGTTAGCAATGGTTTGCAGGGGGCCAAGATCTATCTGGATTTTCCCAGTGTTGGCGCAACGGAAAATCTGATGATGGCAGCTGCTACTGCCAAAGGCCAAACAATCATCGAAAATGCGGCCAAGGAACCGGAAATTGTGGATCTAGCCAATTTTCTCAATGCAATGGGTGCCAAAATCCGCGGGGCCGGCACTGATGTGATCAAAATCGAGGGAGTCAAGGCTTTGCAGGGGACCCGTTATGCCATCATTCCTGACCGTATTGAAGCCGGGACCTACATGGTGGCAGCGGCAGCCACTGATGGGGATGTTACTATCGAAAATGTCATTCCCACCCACGTGGAACCGGTGACAGCTAAACTAAAAGAAATGGGTGTAAGAGTAATTGAGGAAGATGATGTTATTCGGGTTATCAGCACAGGAACACGCCGACCGGTAGATATAAAAACGATGCCTTATCCTGGTTTTCCGACCGATATGCAGTCTCAAATGATGGCCCTGTTAGCTGTAACCCCTGGTGTCTCCATGGTTACCGAAAATGTCTTCGAAAACCGGATGCAACTGGCTGATGAGTTGAAACGCATGGGAGCCCGGATTAAGATTCAGGGCAGAACCGCAGTGGTGGAAGGAATTGAGCGGCTGGAAGGAGCCCAGGTGCGGGCCACGGATCTGCGGGCAGGCGCTGCCTTGATCATCGCCGGTCTGGTAGCAGAGGGAATTACTGAAATCGATAATGTTCACTATATTGACCGGGGTTATGAAAATCTGGAAGAAAAATTTAATGGTCTCGGGGCAGGAATTTGGCGGGAAATAGCGAAATAA
- a CDS encoding BON domain-containing protein, whose translation MNQDNRLQEKITRHLQEKMNLSAEDINVRVVKGKIQLSGCVDLLAEKERAEELVREVAGAEPLDNSLTVVTENVPADKDVEAAVRERLQRHGIDLGHIGVKVSNGVVVLVGKTASWAEEEAARQAASQVYGVKEVISQVEAGALADWDDATITNSIEDVFAHAETLANHDIVTQTRAGVVTLLGWVDRPEDRTTAEKLAGQVPGVKKVRNHLRVREGARNGDIALTNQARSLLGASGLAMVRVYVVEGIAFLAGRVASIDQKKKAEALVTGIEGIKGINNSIIVSLH comes from the coding sequence ATGAATCAGGATAACCGCTTGCAGGAAAAAATTACCCGGCATTTGCAGGAAAAGATGAACTTGAGTGCTGAAGATATCAATGTCCGGGTGGTCAAGGGCAAGATCCAGCTTTCCGGTTGTGTGGATTTACTGGCAGAAAAGGAAAGGGCAGAGGAACTGGTACGGGAAGTGGCCGGGGCTGAACCCCTGGATAATAGCCTGACGGTGGTAACGGAAAATGTGCCTGCCGATAAGGATGTAGAGGCGGCAGTACGGGAAAGATTGCAGCGCCATGGGATTGACCTGGGCCATATAGGAGTTAAAGTTAGTAACGGTGTGGTGGTACTGGTCGGCAAGACCGCCAGCTGGGCGGAAGAAGAGGCGGCTCGCCAGGCTGCCTCCCAGGTCTACGGGGTGAAGGAAGTAATTTCTCAGGTAGAAGCGGGGGCACTGGCAGACTGGGATGACGCTACCATTACCAACAGTATAGAGGATGTTTTTGCCCATGCCGAAACCCTGGCCAACCATGACATTGTGACCCAAACCCGGGCTGGAGTGGTTACCCTGTTGGGCTGGGTAGACCGCCCCGAGGACAGAACTACTGCTGAAAAGCTGGCTGGACAGGTACCAGGGGTAAAAAAGGTGCGCAATCATCTGCGGGTCAGGGAAGGAGCCCGGAACGGGGATATTGCCCTGACCAATCAGGCTCGCAGTTTGCTGGGAGCCAGTGGTTTGGCCATGGTCAGGGTTTATGTGGTAGAGGGGATCGCTTTTCTGGCTGGTCGGGTAGCCAGCATTGACCAGAAGAAAAAGGCCGAAGCCCTGGTGACCGGGATTGAGGGGATAAAAGGTATCAATAATTCTATAATTGTTTCTCTGCATTGA
- a CDS encoding peptidase MA family metallohydrolase, which translates to MPILDTNLYYWRGLLAGLALCLLGLVLVWWPQPKQGLYLILQQLLKAKLVWETRDWREIEGEHFRIRYQGDAEGADEARLVLQTAEKFYPSLLKKFHISGIEGKTLVVIFPDKDSLNRSFGWGGDQGTMGVYWAGTIRVLAPQQWAQAEEDFVVNGPMAHEFAHLLVDKLTLGNYPRWLTEGIAQQLEYELTGFEFKARSGSHSWYPVEMMDGQFDSLPDQELAYIQARQMVRFMEERYGEKAWRRLLPYLGQGWPFSWAWYKAFGENFADFSRAFISTDQAG; encoded by the coding sequence ATGCCGATTTTAGATACTAATCTTTATTACTGGCGGGGATTGCTGGCTGGTCTTGCCCTTTGTTTGCTAGGGCTGGTTTTGGTCTGGTGGCCTCAACCAAAACAGGGACTTTACCTGATTTTGCAGCAGCTACTCAAGGCCAAACTGGTCTGGGAGACCAGAGATTGGCGGGAAATTGAAGGGGAGCATTTTCGCATTCGCTATCAGGGCGATGCGGAAGGAGCTGATGAAGCCCGATTGGTTTTGCAGACTGCGGAAAAATTTTATCCTTCGCTTCTGAAAAAGTTTCATATTTCAGGAATAGAGGGAAAAACCCTGGTAGTCATTTTCCCCGACAAAGACAGCCTTAATCGTTCTTTTGGCTGGGGTGGGGATCAGGGGACTATGGGTGTCTACTGGGCAGGTACGATTCGGGTGCTGGCTCCGCAGCAATGGGCACAGGCAGAGGAGGATTTTGTGGTCAATGGACCTATGGCTCATGAATTTGCCCATTTGCTGGTGGATAAACTGACTCTGGGCAATTATCCCCGCTGGCTGACGGAAGGGATTGCCCAGCAACTGGAATATGAATTGACCGGTTTTGAATTTAAGGCCAGGTCAGGCTCTCATTCCTGGTATCCGGTAGAAATGATGGATGGACAGTTTGACAGCTTGCCTGATCAGGAGCTGGCCTATATCCAGGCCCGGCAAATGGTCAGGTTCATGGAGGAAAGATATGGCGAAAAAGCCTGGCGGCGCCTGTTGCCATATCTCGGTCAGGGCTGGCCTTTTAGCTGGGCCTGGTACAAAGCTTTTGGCGAAAATTTTGCTGATTTTTCCCGGGCATTTATAAGCACCGATCAAGCTGGGTAA
- a CDS encoding tetratricopeptide repeat protein has product MPKPKHRKKPKVVKQDGLVGTAPTGNKKKDHWVILAIFTIAALIGAILLPAIFNRGQAQLGGGGVNISQLEEIVKKNPQDIDAKDALGTAYFNQGSSKLQAGDQKGAQQDLQRAIALFNDVLKVKPQKIETLGDLATAYYYTGDTVKAIELAQKALSINPDFTPARLNLAIYLSSQGKYQEAINELKKIPATSPDYATAQARIKEYQQALTQPAPSGTGSAGTGSSTTGTGGTPVPGPAPAPTPAKPAQ; this is encoded by the coding sequence GTGCCAAAGCCAAAACACCGGAAAAAGCCAAAGGTCGTGAAACAGGATGGGCTGGTTGGTACTGCGCCTACCGGGAACAAAAAGAAAGATCACTGGGTTATTCTGGCCATCTTTACCATTGCAGCCCTGATCGGGGCCATCCTGTTACCGGCAATATTCAACCGGGGGCAAGCCCAGCTGGGCGGCGGAGGAGTTAATATCAGCCAGCTGGAAGAGATAGTTAAGAAAAACCCTCAGGATATTGATGCCAAGGATGCGCTGGGGACTGCCTATTTCAACCAGGGCAGCAGCAAATTGCAGGCCGGGGACCAGAAAGGGGCCCAGCAGGATTTGCAACGGGCAATCGCTCTTTTCAATGATGTACTCAAAGTCAAGCCCCAAAAAATCGAAACCCTGGGTGACCTGGCCACAGCCTATTATTATACTGGCGATACGGTTAAAGCCATAGAACTGGCCCAAAAGGCCCTCAGTATTAATCCCGATTTTACTCCGGCGCGCTTGAACCTGGCTATCTACCTCAGCAGCCAGGGCAAATACCAGGAAGCGATAAATGAGCTGAAGAAAATCCCCGCTACCAGCCCGGATTATGCCACAGCTCAGGCGCGGATTAAGGAATATCAGCAGGCTCTGACCCAGCCTGCCCCTTCCGGAACAGGAAGCGCTGGAACGGGCAGCAGCACTACAGGAACAGGCGGTACTCCGGTTCCCGGTCCGGCACCGGCTCCCACACCGGCTAAACCGGCTCAATAA
- the trxB gene encoding thioredoxin-disulfide reductase, whose product MANTVYDIIIIGGGPAGLTAALYGARSNLKVLVIEKMMPGGQAAITESIENYPGFPQGIAGFELGMKLHEQAGRFGAEMVVEEVVELQLAGQPKVVKTTQNTYEAKAVILATGAKNRALGCPGEEQFRGRGVSYCATCDGAFFTGKKVVVVGGGNSAVEEAVYLTKFAEKVTIIHRRDTLRADKVVQEKAFNEPKIDFLWNKVVVEITGQDQVTGVVVQDTVTGEKSTVATDGVFVFVGMEPQTALVAGQVELTEDGYIRADESTATNLPGVFAAGDVRKKPLRQVVTAVADGAVAAMAAEKYVENLK is encoded by the coding sequence ATGGCCAATACTGTGTATGATATTATCATCATCGGAGGGGGGCCGGCAGGGTTGACGGCTGCCCTCTATGGAGCCCGCTCCAATCTGAAAGTGCTGGTAATCGAAAAAATGATGCCCGGTGGGCAGGCTGCCATTACGGAAAGCATTGAAAATTATCCTGGTTTTCCCCAGGGTATTGCCGGTTTTGAACTGGGCATGAAATTGCATGAACAGGCCGGACGTTTTGGTGCTGAAATGGTAGTGGAAGAAGTGGTGGAACTGCAACTGGCCGGCCAGCCCAAGGTGGTCAAAACCACCCAGAATACTTATGAGGCTAAAGCGGTAATTCTGGCTACCGGGGCCAAAAACCGCGCCCTGGGTTGTCCGGGGGAAGAACAATTCCGGGGCCGGGGAGTTTCTTATTGTGCCACCTGTGATGGAGCCTTTTTCACCGGCAAAAAGGTGGTAGTAGTAGGTGGCGGCAACTCCGCAGTGGAGGAAGCGGTGTACCTGACCAAGTTTGCGGAAAAGGTAACCATTATCCACCGTCGGGATACTTTGCGGGCTGACAAAGTAGTACAGGAAAAGGCTTTTAATGAACCAAAGATCGATTTTCTCTGGAATAAAGTAGTGGTGGAAATCACCGGGCAGGATCAGGTAACAGGGGTAGTGGTTCAGGATACGGTGACCGGAGAAAAATCTACTGTAGCCACTGATGGGGTTTTCGTCTTTGTCGGCATGGAGCCCCAGACTGCTCTGGTAGCAGGACAGGTGGAACTCACTGAAGATGGCTATATTCGGGCCGATGAAAGCACTGCTACCAATTTGCCGGGGGTTTTTGCTGCCGGAGATGTGCGCAAAAAACCCCTGCGCCAGGTGGTAACAGCCGTAGCTGATGGAGCGGTAGCAGCCATGGCTGCTGAAAAATATGTCGAAAATTTGAAATAG